Proteins encoded in a region of the Saccharothrix ecbatanensis genome:
- a CDS encoding phospholipase D-like domain-containing protein has product MGLLDVLDAKLGDGLESLMCAHHARRLHKLGWGSVFSASTGWWTPSRPVRAGNRIEVLIDGHELLPAIASAISSARRSVYIAGWCASPDFRLTRSAGSPTLRELLASAADRVPVRVLLWAGPPLPLFEPTRRRVTEARADFVRDSAVKCVLDGRERTFHCHHEKIVVVDDEVAFVGGMDMTAVEGDRHDSASHPPREPLGWHDLGTRLEGPIVADVAEHFRQRWQEIAGESLPEVTPPAPVGSSSAQLVRTIPERTYKFAERGEFSLLDSYLRALRSAARLVYVENQFLWSPEVTEVLIEKLRTPPDPRFRVVLVLPRKPTNGADTTRGQLGRLLDADDGRHHLIAATLSSHDGETSSSVYVHAKLAIVDDRWLTIGSANLNEHSLFNDTEVNVVTDDPGIIRDTRLRLWSEHLQRPIPDVSGPAHDVVDNLWRPTVKSPDRHRVTALPGVSRRAGRLQGPLRGLLVDG; this is encoded by the coding sequence GTGGGCCTGTTGGACGTGCTGGACGCCAAGCTCGGCGACGGGCTGGAGAGCCTGATGTGCGCGCACCACGCCCGGAGGCTGCACAAGCTGGGGTGGGGCTCGGTGTTCTCCGCGTCCACGGGCTGGTGGACGCCCAGCCGGCCGGTGCGTGCCGGCAACCGGATCGAGGTGTTGATCGATGGGCACGAGCTGCTGCCCGCGATCGCGTCGGCCATTTCGTCGGCGCGGAGGTCCGTGTACATCGCCGGGTGGTGCGCCAGCCCCGACTTCCGCCTGACCCGTTCGGCCGGCTCGCCGACGTTGCGCGAGTTGTTGGCGTCCGCGGCGGATCGCGTGCCGGTTCGGGTGCTGCTGTGGGCCGGCCCGCCGCTGCCATTGTTCGAGCCGACCCGCCGGCGGGTGACGGAGGCGCGGGCGGATTTCGTGCGCGACAGCGCGGTGAAGTGCGTGCTGGACGGGCGGGAGCGGACGTTCCACTGCCATCACGAGAAGATCGTGGTGGTGGACGACGAGGTGGCGTTCGTCGGCGGGATGGACATGACCGCGGTGGAGGGGGACCGGCACGACTCCGCGTCCCACCCGCCTCGGGAACCGTTGGGCTGGCACGACTTGGGCACGCGGCTCGAAGGTCCGATCGTCGCGGACGTCGCCGAGCACTTCCGGCAGCGGTGGCAGGAGATCGCGGGGGAGTCCCTGCCTGAGGTGACGCCTCCGGCGCCTGTCGGCTCGTCGTCGGCGCAGCTCGTGCGGACGATCCCGGAGCGCACCTACAAGTTCGCTGAGCGTGGCGAGTTCAGCCTGCTCGACTCGTACCTGCGGGCGCTGCGTTCGGCTGCACGGCTGGTCTACGTGGAGAACCAGTTCCTGTGGTCTCCTGAGGTCACCGAGGTCCTGATCGAGAAGCTGCGCACCCCGCCGGACCCGAGGTTCCGCGTCGTCCTGGTCCTGCCGCGCAAGCCGACCAACGGCGCCGACACCACGCGCGGCCAGTTGGGCCGGTTGCTGGACGCCGACGACGGCCGCCACCACCTGATCGCCGCAACCCTGTCCTCGCACGACGGCGAAACGTCCTCGTCGGTCTACGTGCACGCCAAACTGGCGATCGTGGACGACCGCTGGCTGACCATCGGCTCGGCCAACCTGAACGAGCACTCGCTGTTCAACGACACCGAGGTCAACGTGGTGACCGACGATCCCGGGATCATCCGCGACACCCGCCTGCGCCTGTGGTCCGAACACCTCCAGCGCCCGATCCCGGACGTTTCCGGGCCGGCGCACGACGTGGTCGACAACCTCTGGCGCCCCACCGTGAAGTCACCCGATCGACACCGCGTCACCGCCCTGCCCGGCGTCTCCCGCCGAGCCGGCCGTCTGCAAGGCCCCCTGCGCGGCCTCCTGGTGGACGGCTAG
- a CDS encoding ATP-dependent DNA helicase yields MPATTAIPDTRTLLAVAVEAVGGAERQGQVDMAEAVERSIRTGEHLAVQAGTGTGKSLAYLVPALRHAVAEESTVVISTATIALQRQLVDRDLPRLAKALTKVLGREPRFAILKGRRNYLCMHRLHTGAPDEPEDAGLFDPFAVSKMGREIKRLHEWSSDTETGDRDELVPGVTDQAWRQVSVTARECLGVNKCPIGVDCFAEKARAVAGKADVVVTNHAMLAVDALEGYQVLPDHDVVVIDEAHDLVDRVTSVATEELSASLVSTAARRCGRLIDQSVADRMAEASDGLAMILEDMPVGRLDSLPQALAGALRATKDAAHACISSLGPERKEDVDGATSRKLALSLLDEVHDCAARILGAFDEDHDVVWVSGDFADRNKAPSLRVAPLGVGGLLRERLFGKRTTVLTSATLTLGGTFDTLARQWGLPAASGATKAEGTATDKEPPSDTSGPRWSGLDVGSPFEHGSAGILYVARHLPPPGRDGLPPSYVDEIEGLVNAAGGRTLGLFSSMRAAKAAAEALRGKVSYPVLCQGDDATGQLVKRFAEDAETCLFGTLSLWQGVDVPGPALSLVVMDRIPFPRPDDPLASARQKAVESRGGNGFLTVAATHAALLLAQGAGRLLRSMNDKGVVAVLDPRLATARYGGFLRASLPPFWTTYDPEIVKAALKRLDAANN; encoded by the coding sequence GTGCCCGCCACCACCGCCATCCCCGACACCCGGACGTTGCTCGCCGTTGCCGTGGAGGCGGTGGGCGGAGCCGAACGTCAGGGTCAGGTGGACATGGCCGAGGCCGTCGAACGGTCGATCCGGACGGGCGAGCACCTGGCCGTCCAGGCGGGCACCGGAACCGGCAAGTCGCTGGCGTACCTGGTGCCGGCCCTGCGGCACGCGGTGGCCGAGGAGTCCACGGTCGTCATCTCCACCGCCACGATCGCCCTGCAACGCCAGCTGGTGGACCGCGATCTGCCGAGGCTGGCCAAGGCGTTGACCAAGGTGTTGGGCCGCGAACCGCGGTTCGCCATCCTCAAGGGCCGCCGCAACTACCTCTGCATGCACCGCCTGCACACCGGCGCTCCGGACGAGCCGGAGGACGCGGGCCTGTTCGACCCGTTCGCCGTGTCCAAGATGGGCCGCGAGATCAAGCGCCTGCACGAGTGGTCGTCCGACACCGAGACCGGTGACCGCGACGAACTCGTGCCCGGCGTCACGGACCAGGCGTGGCGGCAGGTCTCGGTGACGGCGCGCGAGTGCCTGGGCGTGAACAAGTGCCCGATCGGCGTCGACTGCTTCGCGGAGAAGGCACGGGCCGTCGCCGGCAAGGCGGACGTCGTGGTGACCAACCACGCGATGCTCGCCGTGGACGCGCTGGAGGGCTACCAGGTCCTGCCCGACCACGACGTGGTGGTGATCGACGAGGCGCACGACCTGGTCGACCGGGTGACGTCGGTGGCGACCGAGGAGCTGAGCGCGTCCCTCGTCTCCACGGCCGCGCGGCGGTGCGGACGGCTCATCGACCAGAGCGTGGCCGACCGGATGGCCGAGGCGAGCGACGGTCTGGCGATGATCCTGGAGGACATGCCGGTCGGTCGGCTCGACAGCCTGCCGCAGGCGTTGGCCGGTGCTTTGCGTGCGACGAAGGACGCGGCGCACGCGTGCATCAGCTCGTTGGGGCCGGAGCGCAAGGAGGACGTGGACGGCGCCACGTCCCGCAAGCTCGCGCTGTCGCTGCTGGACGAGGTGCACGACTGCGCGGCGCGGATCCTGGGCGCGTTCGACGAGGACCACGACGTGGTGTGGGTGTCGGGCGACTTCGCGGACCGGAACAAGGCGCCGTCGCTGCGGGTGGCGCCGTTGGGGGTCGGCGGGCTGCTGCGGGAGCGGCTGTTCGGGAAGCGGACCACGGTGCTGACGTCGGCGACGCTGACGTTGGGCGGCACGTTCGACACGTTGGCGCGGCAGTGGGGGCTGCCGGCGGCGTCCGGTGCGACGAAGGCGGAGGGGACGGCGACCGACAAGGAGCCGCCGTCGGACACGAGCGGGCCGCGGTGGAGCGGGCTGGACGTCGGGTCGCCGTTCGAGCACGGGAGCGCCGGGATCCTTTACGTGGCACGGCACTTGCCACCGCCGGGGCGTGACGGGCTACCACCGTCCTATGTGGACGAGATCGAGGGTCTGGTGAACGCGGCCGGTGGTCGCACGCTGGGGCTGTTCTCGTCGATGCGCGCGGCGAAGGCGGCGGCGGAGGCGTTGCGGGGCAAGGTGAGCTACCCCGTGCTGTGCCAGGGTGACGACGCCACGGGGCAGTTGGTGAAGCGGTTCGCCGAGGACGCGGAGACGTGCCTGTTCGGGACGTTGTCGCTGTGGCAGGGCGTGGACGTGCCGGGGCCGGCGCTGTCGCTGGTGGTGATGGACCGCATCCCGTTCCCGCGCCCGGACGACCCGCTGGCGTCGGCGCGGCAGAAGGCGGTGGAGTCGAGGGGCGGCAACGGTTTCCTCACCGTGGCGGCGACCCATGCGGCTCTGCTGCTGGCCCAGGGCGCCGGGCGGCTGTTGAGGTCGATGAACGACAAGGGCGTGGTGGCCGTCCTCGACCCCCGTCTGGCGACGGCGCGTTACGGCGGGTTCCTGCGGGCGTCGCTGCCGCCGTTCTGGACGACGTACGACCCGGAGATCGTGAAGGCGGCGCTGAAACGCCTCGACGCGGCCAACAACTAG
- a CDS encoding biotin transporter BioY, translated as MSVLAVPGRRAVLADLVPGALARDIALVVAGAGLTGLAAQVALPIPGSPVPLTGQTFAALLVGAALGWQRGGASMVLYLIAGVAGVPWFQGGSSGMPASLGYVVGFVFAAAMVGHLAARGGDRTPFRTVGTMALGNLAIYACGVPWLMAAAGVGFGKALQLGVTPFLLGDALKIALAAGLLPAAWALINRK; from the coding sequence GTGTCCGTCCTCGCCGTTCCCGGCCGCCGCGCGGTGCTCGCCGACCTGGTACCTGGCGCCCTCGCGCGTGACATCGCCCTGGTCGTCGCGGGCGCCGGGCTGACCGGGCTGGCCGCCCAGGTCGCGCTCCCCATCCCGGGCAGCCCCGTGCCGCTCACCGGCCAGACGTTCGCCGCCCTGCTGGTGGGCGCCGCCCTCGGGTGGCAGCGCGGCGGCGCCTCGATGGTGCTCTACCTGATCGCCGGAGTCGCCGGCGTCCCGTGGTTCCAGGGCGGTTCGTCGGGCATGCCCGCGTCGCTCGGGTACGTGGTCGGGTTCGTGTTCGCCGCCGCGATGGTCGGCCACCTGGCCGCGCGGGGCGGTGACCGGACGCCGTTCCGCACCGTCGGCACGATGGCGTTGGGCAACCTGGCGATCTACGCCTGCGGTGTGCCGTGGCTGATGGCCGCTGCCGGGGTCGGGTTCGGCAAGGCGCTGCAACTGGGCGTGACGCCGTTCCTGCTCGGTGACGCGCTGAAGATCGCCCTCGCCGCGGGGCTCCTCCCGGCCGCTTGGGCTCTGATCAACCGCAAGTAA
- a CDS encoding glycosyltransferase family 2 protein — protein MSVAFVTYVFLIVVPYLRHKPRPVGRPEAFEWHFLVPCRDEEAVIGDTVGYLRASFPSAHVWVIDDDSDDGTVAVVRGFHGDPNIHLVRRHRPHARTGKGDALNDAYRTLKLWMGRHADADRAVIVVVDADGRPAPNCLEVCAADHLFGDATIGAVQVDVRMVNAGVRQEGVSRWRRFFGGLLVRMQDLEFRTAIAAIQLSRGVTGTISMGGNGQFTRLSALDSIAGRVGQPWRGSLLEDFELGVHLLTAGWRTGFTMDTHVHQEGLYSLRRFLAQRTRWGQGTMQCMRYVRRIWASPHLSTLGAAEMMYYLAQPWMQLLGTLIYPIPLILLAHRATTSPTEVWAWFIDGAWILFTVYGIFGLLPFVLWGPVYRMRCHPSLGLWRAFGYGFVYAIYIYTFYITSWRAVIRLARGRNGWTKTRRNTERITPKVALDR, from the coding sequence ATGAGCGTGGCGTTCGTGACGTACGTGTTCCTCATCGTCGTCCCGTACCTGCGGCACAAGCCGCGGCCTGTCGGTCGGCCCGAGGCGTTCGAGTGGCACTTCCTGGTGCCGTGCCGGGACGAGGAAGCGGTCATCGGTGACACGGTCGGGTACCTGCGGGCCTCGTTCCCCAGTGCGCACGTGTGGGTCATAGACGACGACTCCGACGACGGCACGGTGGCGGTGGTGCGCGGGTTCCATGGCGACCCGAACATCCACCTCGTGCGGCGGCACCGGCCGCATGCGCGCACCGGCAAGGGTGACGCGCTGAACGACGCTTACCGGACGTTGAAGCTGTGGATGGGTCGGCACGCCGATGCCGATCGCGCCGTGATCGTGGTGGTGGACGCCGACGGACGGCCCGCGCCCAACTGCCTGGAGGTGTGCGCGGCGGACCACCTGTTTGGTGACGCCACGATCGGCGCGGTGCAGGTGGACGTGCGGATGGTGAACGCGGGGGTGCGGCAGGAGGGCGTGTCGCGGTGGCGGCGGTTCTTCGGCGGACTGCTGGTGCGGATGCAGGACCTGGAGTTCCGGACCGCGATCGCGGCGATCCAGCTGTCACGAGGGGTGACCGGCACGATCTCGATGGGTGGCAACGGGCAGTTCACGCGGTTGTCGGCGCTCGACTCCATCGCGGGGCGGGTTGGGCAGCCGTGGCGTGGGTCGTTGTTGGAGGACTTCGAGCTTGGCGTGCACCTGTTGACTGCTGGGTGGCGGACCGGGTTCACGATGGACACGCACGTGCACCAGGAGGGGTTGTACAGCTTGCGCAGGTTCCTCGCGCAGCGCACCCGGTGGGGGCAGGGAACCATGCAGTGCATGCGTTATGTGCGGCGGATCTGGGCGTCGCCGCACCTGTCGACGTTGGGTGCGGCGGAGATGATGTACTACCTGGCCCAGCCGTGGATGCAACTGCTCGGGACGCTCATCTACCCCATCCCGCTGATCCTGCTAGCGCACCGGGCCACCACTTCGCCCACTGAGGTGTGGGCGTGGTTCATCGACGGCGCCTGGATCCTGTTCACTGTATACGGAATCTTCGGCCTCCTGCCGTTCGTGCTGTGGGGCCCGGTATACAGAATGCGGTGCCACCCCTCGTTGGGCCTGTGGCGGGCCTTCGGCTACGGCTTTGTGTATGCAATCTACATTTATACGTTCTACATCACGTCGTGGCGAGCAGTCATCCGCTTGGCGCGCGGGCGCAACGGCTGGACGAAGACCCGCCGGAACACCGAACGGATCACACCCAAAGTCGCCCTCGACCGCTGA
- the xrtP gene encoding exosortase P — protein sequence MIVIALIAAAAGLVLAHRAYRTAEIVLSGLLLDVLGSDGVEVVASRQTVYFGLGTDSPLGLRMTPECTSAFLVLPLLLVGAVMIALRPRITRRVLVALAVGGLAVVVVNQFRVLTLVGLVKWLGVDTGYYWGHTLLGSMVSVFGGAAALVAFVWLATRR from the coding sequence GTGATCGTCATCGCACTGATCGCGGCCGCGGCCGGGCTCGTGCTGGCGCACCGGGCCTACCGGACGGCCGAGATCGTGCTGTCCGGGCTGCTGCTCGACGTGCTCGGCTCGGACGGCGTGGAGGTCGTCGCGTCGCGGCAGACCGTGTACTTCGGGCTCGGCACGGACAGCCCGCTCGGCCTGCGGATGACGCCGGAGTGCACGTCGGCGTTCCTCGTGCTGCCGCTGCTGCTGGTGGGCGCGGTGATGATCGCGTTGCGGCCCCGGATCACGCGGCGGGTGCTGGTCGCGCTGGCGGTGGGTGGGCTCGCGGTGGTCGTGGTCAACCAGTTCCGGGTGTTGACGCTGGTCGGGCTGGTCAAGTGGCTCGGCGTGGACACCGGCTACTACTGGGGGCACACGCTGCTCGGCTCGATGGTCAGCGTGTTCGGTGGCGCTGCCGCGCTCGTCGCGTTCGTGTGGTTGGCGACGCGCAGGTGA